The genomic window TCGGCGTCCTGGTGATAGCCGGCGGTGTGCGGGTGGCGAAGCCGGAGATCCTCGCGCTGGTGAAGGCGACCGCCACCGCGGCGGAGATGGACCTCGTGCTCAGCGCGATGCGCTCGGGCCGGCACGGTCGGCCAGGGCGGGACCGGCCCGAGCCGGCGGCGCCCGCCGAGTCGCGCGGGCTCGGACTCGACGTGCTCGGCCTCGGGCAGCCGCAGCTGACCATCGCGGGTGACCGAGTTCCGTTGTCACAGCGGCACGCCGAGATCCTGCTGCTGTTGGCCGAACATCCGGAAGGGCTCGGCGCGGACCATCTCGCGCTGCTGCTGGACGACACCGATCTGGACAACGGAACGATTCGCGCCGCCATGTCGCGGCTGCGCTCGGTGGTCGGGCCGACCGTGTTCGGCTCGCGCCCATACAAGTTGCGCGTCCATGTCGCAACCGATGTGGAGGCGCTGCGGGCCGCGCTGGATTCCGGTGATGTCGATTCCGCATTACGTCTCTACGCCGGTCCGGTGCTGCCGCGTTCCACCGCTCCGGGAATTATCGATATTCGTGACGAACTGCGCGTCCGATTGCGCACCGCGGTTCTCGGTTCGCGCGAGGCCTCGGTGTTGCGGCGGTGGACCGCCGGCGCGGAGGGTCGCGACGACGCCGCCGCATGGGCTGCGTACCGGTCGGTAGTAGATCGCGATTCTCCGCTGTATGCGCAGATCGAAGCCAAGATTCGGGTGCTCGATCGCCGCCTCGGCGCCGATGCAACGCGGATGCAACGTTCCGGCTCATAGTCTGCACATCCGAAAGTGCGGTAGCTCACAAAGCGGCCCCGTTTGTGGTCGCGCGCATAAATCTGCTCGGAGTTAACTGCCTGCCGAGATCTAGATGGACAAGCGTCCAGATTTTTTTAGCTGAACTTGTTCCTTTTTATTTCCGGACCGCCTAATGTTCGCAATGCGCGGTGACATCCGTGTGATGTAGGAAACACCACCGGGGGCGTGGACCGACCCCCCGGCAGCGGAGTTGGAGGAACGATCAAGAGTTAGGCCCGGTGGCTCCGGCCGCCGATCTCGTCTCACCAAATTGTTGGATCTCGCGCCGGTGACGTCGTCACCGTTCGCGCTCTCGCCGAATCGCCTTCCGGTAGCGCCCATGCCGTCTATTCGTGCTGCCCAAAAGCGCTCGGCCAGCTGTTGTTTCGCTAACGAGGAGGCTCTGGTGCACGGTACGGAGTTGGGTGGGTTCAGCGCGCGGCCGAACGGGAGCGCGGCGAGCCGTACACCGTCCCCCACACCGTTTTCGCTAGCTCCCGCGCAGCTCGGCCTCTGGTACGCGCAGCTGCTCGAGCCCGAGATCCCGATCAACGTCGCGCAATACGTAGACGTACGCGGCGAGCTGGACGCCGCTCTGCTGCAAGAGGTTTCGCGCGAGGCGGCGCTCGACTACGGGTCGACGCTGGTGCGGCTCGGCGAGGACGGCGGAACGCCGTATCAGTGCGTCGATCCCGAATTGCCCATCGAGATCCCGCTGATCGACTTCCGTTCGCACGCCGATCCGGTCGCCGCCGCGATGGAGTGGATGCGCGCCGACGCCTGCGCGCCGGTGGATCTGCTGCGCGACCGGCTGTTCGCGGGCGCGGTGCTGCGGGTCGCCGACCAGCGCTACTTCTGGTACCTGCGGGCCCACCACATCGTGCTCGACGGCTACGGCGCGCTCACCAACACCATGCGGGTCGCCGAGCGCTACACCGCGCGGGTGCTCGGCGCCGAGCCGGAAGCGATCCGGCCGGGCAGCCTGGAAGCGCTGGTCGAGGGCGAGATCGCCTACCGGCAGAGCGGGCGCTACCAGACCGATCGCGCGCACTGGGCCGAACGGGTGGCCGGGCTGGACGGCGTGACCAGCCTGGACCCGCGCACCGCGCCGCGTGCCGCGAGCAACCTCATCGTCGGACGCGGCTTGCCCGACCAGCTGGTCGAGCGGATGAACGCCGTTGCCGCAAGCCAGGATTCGACGATCGCGGTGGTGCTGCTCGCGGCCTTCGCCGGTTATCTCGGCCGCCTGACCGATCGCGACGACGTGGTGCTGAGTCTGCCGGTCACCGCGCGCACCACCGCCGCGATGCGGCGCTCCGCGGGCATGCTCTCCAACATCGTGCCGCTGCGAATGGCGTTGGGCGCGGCCACCTGGGGCGACCTGCTGCGCGCCACCCGAGTGGAGGTCGCCGGGGCGCTGCGGCACCAGCGGTACCGGCACGAGGACATCCGCCGCGACGCCGAACACGACGGCCGCCCGGCCCGGCGTGCGCTGTTCGGGCCGCTGGCCAACATCATGCTGTTCCGCAGCGACCTCACGCTCGGCGCCACGACCGGCCGGTACCACGTGCTCTCCACCGGGCCGGTGGAGGATCTGAGCCTGAACGTCT from Nocardia bhagyanarayanae includes these protein-coding regions:
- a CDS encoding GAF domain-containing protein, with amino-acid sequence MVSNLAGGRSPRHGVEPGTQLGALEAYAAQAHGYLSAGGEQLSQLAGLLRPLVLESWLRSLRSGVDPMDVLSERGLRGADLRRYRDAHPMAGLMPLIDKLLVEDAASTGLIVLIADQFGRVLWVHGKPEQVTAAAEIGLRAGDDLSERRVGTNAVGLVVRTGRAAWIHGPEHFLHRMHQITGAAAPVHDPDGRLVGVLVIAGGVRVAKPEILALVKATATAAEMDLVLSAMRSGRHGRPGRDRPEPAAPAESRGLGLDVLGLGQPQLTIAGDRVPLSQRHAEILLLLAEHPEGLGADHLALLLDDTDLDNGTIRAAMSRLRSVVGPTVFGSRPYKLRVHVATDVEALRAALDSGDVDSALRLYAGPVLPRSTAPGIIDIRDELRVRLRTAVLGSREASVLRRWTAGAEGRDDAAAWAAYRSVVDRDSPLYAQIEAKIRVLDRRLGADATRMQRSGS